A window of Terriglobales bacterium genomic DNA:
TGGTGCAGCAATCCAACCCGTATTACGGTGCAATTGAAACCACAGGAAACGATGACTCTTCCCGCGTCATCAATGCGATCGATTTAAAGAATCGCTCACTGGTGTTTACCCAGGCAGCGGCACCCAGCGGCGGCCAATGAGCATGTTTTTTGCGTGCGGGGAAGCGTCCGTGGCGCTTCCTCCCGCACCTGATTTTGCCGCGGCATTTTGTTGAAAGGAGATTTCCATGGGCTACCTGGCTCTGCTTAGGATGGTGGGTGTGATAGGGGCTTTGACGGTTCTTTTGAATGTTCGATCGCTCAGCAATGACCGTACTCGCGATGCCATGCGCGAGTCAGCCAGGAACGTTACCGGGCTAGGCGATGAACAGTCACTACTCTGATCTCTCCAGGTTACAGTTGCCAACTCCCCTCCCAGAAATCTGAGAATTCCAAGCTGATCTCAGCCAGCGGCGACCGCAGATTGCGGCGCAGAGGCAAACGTATGCTAGAGTGCGCACTCCGCCATGCCCGCCGGAGGGGGTGACGCCAATGTCTTCACCATTGTTTGGGGAGTTCATGGGAACGCTCGTGCTGATCGTGTTGGGCGACGGAGTCGTGGCCAATGTGCTGTTGAAGCGTTCCAAGGCGGAGGGCTCGGGCTGGATGGTGATCACCAGCGGTTGGGCGTTTGCGGTGATGGCCGGGATCTTCACGGCAGTGGCCTGCGGCAGCAGCGACGCATATCTGAATCCGGCAGTTGCTCTGGGTTTCGCCATCAACTCGGGGAATTTCGGCAAGGTCGTGCCTTACGCGGGAGCGGAGATTCTCGGCGCTTTTGTTGGCGCCACCCTGGTGTGGCTGCATTTTTTTCCGCATTGGCAAGAAACTGCCGATCCAGAATTGAAGCGCGCCTGCTTTTGTACAAGTCCAGCTATCAGGAATCCGGCAACTAATCTCGCCAGTGAAATCATAGGGACGTTTGTGCTGGTCCTGGTGGCAGGAGCGATCTTCTCGAAAGGCGTGGCAGAAACTGGACCTGTCGCTGGTTTGGGACCGTACCTGGTGGCGAGCCTAGTGTGGGGCATCGGTCTGTCGCTGGGTGGCACGACGGGATACGCGATCAATCCCGCGCGAGACCTGGGCCCGAGAATCGCGCATGCTGTCTGGCCCATTGCGAACAAAGGTGATTCCGATTGGGGCTATGCGCTCATTCCTGTTGCAGGACCGCTTATGGGAGGGGTGATCGCGGGAGTCATAATTCGCATGGTTCATTTCTTGTGAAGCGTGCGCTCGACTTTGACATTCCTGGATCACACCTCCCGGCTAGATCACTGGCCCGGCGGCTTGGGCTGGTCCTGAGGCTGAGCCTGCGGTGGCGGCTGCAAGGGAGGGTAGGTCTGCGGCAAGGGTTGAGTCTGCGGAACCTGGGGCGGTGCGGGAGCGGGCATCGGCGCCGGCGCGATCGGCTTGATGGTCGCGTTCTCTGAGGGTACAACGTTGGGCACGTGCGGCAGATGCGTGACTTTACCGCTCTCCGATTCCCCCATATCGATGCCGAGGTGCTCCAGTGTAAGTCCAGTGACCACGTCGAGCTGAACTTTGGACTCTTCGTAAGCAGTCATGGCGTTGACCAGATTGGATTCCGCCGTAGCCAGATTGGTCATGGTCTGCAGCACGTTATAGGTCGTGCTGGTGCCGAACTGCAGCTTCTTTTCTTCCGCCACCAGACTCTGGTACGCGTACTCGCGTCCGCTGATGGCAGCTTCCACCTGCGCCCGGTTTTGTTGCACAGCGAATTGGGCATTGCGAACGTCAATGCCAATCGCATTCTGCAGTTGCTGCAAACGAGCCTGAGCCTGGCGATATTCCAGTTCCGAGCGCACCTGGTCGGCTTGCGCGGCGCGGTTGCGAATGGGAATGTTGACATTGAATCCCACAAAGTAGGTGGGATGATCCGCGACCGAGCTGACTGCGTCCCAAAAGCCGCTGTTGGAGACAGATGCCGGCGGAGTTGTCGCAGAGATAAAGTTGGGATTCTGAAGTCCGCCCAGGCCTGTGCCCCCATAGTTGGCGACGAAATCCACGGCGGGAAACATTGCGTTGCGCGCGGAATTCTTACTGATGGCGCGATTGGTCAAATCGACCCGTGACTGCGCCAGTTCCGGCCGCCGCTGGAGGGCTTCGTTGATCAGATCCTGAATGGGTACTACTTCTTCGCTGGGCGGGAGTTCCATGCGATCGGTAGGGATGACCGGGGCTGCCGCCAGTACCGGATCCGCCGCGTTCCTGGTGATGGCGTTCTTCATCAGGAGTTGCTGCAACTGCAGATTAGTTTGCGAAGCAATCAGCGCCTGCCGGCTGCTCGCTACCTGTGCCTGCGCATTGACGATCTCAATCGCTGCCAACGTCCCCGCCTTCACCTGGCGGCGATTGTTGGTCTCCAGTTCACTTGCCAGCTTCAA
This region includes:
- a CDS encoding MIP/aquaporin family protein; amino-acid sequence: MSSPLFGEFMGTLVLIVLGDGVVANVLLKRSKAEGSGWMVITSGWAFAVMAGIFTAVACGSSDAYLNPAVALGFAINSGNFGKVVPYAGAEILGAFVGATLVWLHFFPHWQETADPELKRACFCTSPAIRNPATNLASEIIGTFVLVLVAGAIFSKGVAETGPVAGLGPYLVASLVWGIGLSLGGTTGYAINPARDLGPRIAHAVWPIANKGDSDWGYALIPVAGPLMGGVIAGVIIRMVHFL
- a CDS encoding TolC family protein is translated as MDVFRRSMTGHWLIIALAIQCFLPAWAQQQDYSKSVPIFPNVLKPYSPRHVPEPNFANTARIDQVLKDGKMMLSLNDAIALALENNLDLVIARYNLPIADTDILRAHSGANVRGVNTGIVSGTPGGGVGSIGNAGATGGGAGGTAAAAGGAGTGTAGIVSSTLGVGPPIDSFDPLVSAALGIQHTDTPESNTVFTGVPSFQQNTGSGNFTYTQGFASGTLLTVNFNNSRVTTNSTRTFLVPQLNSNFLVQFRQHLLQGFGMAPNKRFIVIARNNREISDIAFRQQVIFTVTQIENLYWNLVSAYEDLQAKERALKLASELETNNRRQVKAGTLAAIEIVNAQAQVASSRQALIASQTNLQLQQLLMKNAITRNAADPVLAAAPVIPTDRMELPPSEEVVPIQDLINEALQRRPELAQSRVDLTNRAISKNSARNAMFPAVDFVANYGGTGLGGLQNPNFISATTPPASVSNSGFWDAVSSVADHPTYFVGFNVNIPIRNRAAQADQVRSELEYRQAQARLQQLQNAIGIDVRNAQFAVQQNRAQVEAAISGREYAYQSLVAEEKKLQFGTSTTYNVLQTMTNLATAESNLVNAMTAYEESKVQLDVVTGLTLEHLGIDMGESESGKVTHLPHVPNVVPSENATIKPIAPAPMPAPAPPQVPQTQPLPQTYPPLQPPPQAQPQDQPKPPGQ